A genomic region of Planococcus kocurii contains the following coding sequences:
- a CDS encoding ferritin, whose protein sequence is MLSEKLTNALNDQFNNELQAAHAYTAMAAYFSKKGFHGFANFYLIQSKEEHYHAMKFYHYLVTMDEKPVLQALTEPKNHFVSALDVLENSLSQEKSVTSNIYALVTLAGELEEHATLSFLDWFVEEQMEEEKSFRDIIARVKAIEEGGEYFLKMDDEFAQRKLEA, encoded by the coding sequence ATGTTATCAGAAAAACTGACGAACGCATTGAACGATCAATTTAATAACGAATTACAGGCTGCACATGCTTATACTGCGATGGCCGCATATTTTTCGAAAAAAGGCTTTCATGGATTTGCAAACTTCTATCTTATCCAATCAAAAGAAGAGCATTACCATGCAATGAAATTTTATCATTATTTAGTGACGATGGATGAAAAACCGGTTCTACAAGCTTTGACTGAACCCAAAAATCATTTTGTTAGCGCGTTGGACGTTCTTGAAAACTCATTGTCTCAAGAAAAAAGCGTAACGAGCAATATTTACGCATTGGTAACATTAGCTGGTGAACTAGAAGAGCATGCGACACTGTCTTTCCTTGATTGGTTTGTTGAAGAACAAATGGAAGAAGAAAAATCGTTCCGCGACATCATTGCGAGAGTAAAAGCCATCGAAGAAGGTGGAGAATACTTCCTGAAAATGGACGATGAGTTTGCACAACGTAAGCTAGAAGCATAA
- a CDS encoding phosphate ABC transporter ATP-binding protein, whose amino-acid sequence MTITYKPAIHFNHVDFSFAKTPVLKEITGSFPEGKITTLVGPSGAGKTTLLKLCNGLLSTQSGEVYIKDRPIESYEPVKLRRLVGIALQSAPMITGSVYENLSLPLELQGNSLSKEEAIELLHDVGLEEELMDRKVKDLSGGQRQKVSIARTLVNKPTVLLLDEITSSLDRTSLREIEELIVKINRKYGTTIIWITHNLQQALEIGDYTWVMMDGEVVETGESDLLNDPVNDRVRQFVKGEAE is encoded by the coding sequence ATGACGATAACTTATAAGCCGGCAATTCATTTCAATCACGTTGATTTTTCATTTGCAAAAACTCCTGTGTTAAAAGAGATTACCGGCTCTTTTCCAGAAGGAAAAATTACGACGCTGGTCGGTCCATCGGGGGCAGGAAAGACAACGCTTTTAAAATTGTGCAACGGCTTATTGTCGACTCAATCGGGAGAAGTTTATATAAAAGACCGGCCGATTGAAAGCTATGAGCCCGTCAAACTGCGTCGCTTAGTCGGAATAGCGCTTCAAAGTGCACCGATGATAACCGGCAGTGTCTATGAGAATTTAAGCTTGCCGCTAGAATTACAAGGCAACTCTTTATCTAAAGAGGAAGCAATTGAATTATTGCATGACGTTGGACTAGAAGAAGAGTTGATGGACAGGAAAGTGAAAGACTTGTCCGGTGGTCAACGCCAAAAGGTTTCAATTGCGAGAACACTCGTCAACAAACCGACAGTTTTACTGCTTGACGAAATCACTTCTTCTTTAGATCGGACGTCCTTACGGGAAATTGAAGAACTGATCGTCAAAATTAACCGGAAATACGGCACGACCATCATCTGGATTACGCATAATCTTCAACAAGCGCTTGAAATTGGGGATTATACGTGGGTAATGATGGATGGTGAAGTCGTGGAAACAGGAGAAAGTGATTTACTCAATGATCCTGTCAATGACAGAGTTCGGCAGTTTGTTAAGGGGGAGGCAGAATGA
- a CDS encoding cation acetate symporter: MNVTVIAIFVFIVGITLVITYFAAKRTNSASDFYTAGGGLTGWQNGLAIAGDYLSAASFLGIAGAIALFGFDGFLFSIGYLVAYLVVLFIVAEPLRNLGKYTLADMINARFNAKKVRGAAALSSITIVIFYMIAQLVGAGALIQLLFGIDYIWAVLLVGIMMTIYVLFGGMTATSWVQIIKAVLLMIGTVILSFLVLKNFNFNILEMFTQMKTATPHGEAYLSPGVKYKIPLDTISLMLALVLGTAGLPHILMRFFTVKDAKTARSSVMWATWIVGIFYVMTIFLGFGAAAFVGSDLITATNPAGNMAAPLLAQALGGDVLMSFISAVAFATILAVVAGLVLTGASAFAHDIYGQIIKKGQATEHQQMLAARYASLGVSAFSILLAIFAQSLNVAFLVSLAFCIAASANLPVIIYTIFWKRFNTTGAVSAILTGLISALVLVSLSPSVMSPEAGAAIFVGDPIFPLTNPALFSVPLGFIGGWVGTMLSKERDLKKYSEVNVRANTGGFRQL; this comes from the coding sequence ATGAATGTTACGGTTATAGCCATTTTCGTTTTTATTGTTGGGATTACGCTTGTTATTACTTATTTTGCAGCGAAACGAACGAATTCTGCTAGTGATTTCTACACAGCAGGAGGCGGGTTAACTGGTTGGCAAAATGGACTAGCTATTGCTGGGGACTATTTGTCAGCAGCCTCTTTTCTAGGAATTGCCGGAGCCATCGCTTTGTTTGGTTTTGATGGGTTCTTGTTTTCTATCGGTTATTTGGTAGCGTATTTGGTCGTTCTTTTCATCGTGGCTGAACCGCTCCGTAATTTAGGGAAGTATACGCTTGCAGACATGATTAACGCACGCTTTAATGCGAAAAAAGTTCGCGGAGCAGCAGCGTTAAGTTCCATTACCATCGTTATTTTCTACATGATTGCCCAATTGGTTGGGGCGGGGGCATTGATTCAATTGCTGTTTGGCATTGATTACATATGGGCTGTTCTGCTTGTTGGCATTATGATGACTATTTATGTATTGTTCGGTGGGATGACAGCCACAAGTTGGGTGCAGATTATCAAGGCAGTGCTGTTGATGATTGGTACGGTTATCTTGTCTTTCCTCGTACTGAAGAATTTCAACTTCAATATTTTAGAAATGTTTACGCAAATGAAGACGGCAACGCCGCACGGAGAAGCTTATTTAAGTCCTGGTGTAAAATACAAAATTCCACTAGATACCATTTCATTAATGCTGGCTTTGGTCTTGGGAACTGCAGGGCTGCCGCACATTCTGATGCGTTTCTTTACTGTTAAAGACGCCAAAACGGCAAGAAGCTCAGTGATGTGGGCTACATGGATTGTTGGGATTTTCTATGTCATGACCATCTTCCTTGGTTTTGGGGCAGCCGCTTTTGTCGGATCTGATTTGATTACTGCGACAAACCCAGCCGGAAATATGGCAGCACCGCTTCTTGCCCAAGCGCTAGGTGGCGACGTATTGATGTCGTTCATTTCAGCAGTGGCATTCGCAACGATTCTTGCAGTAGTAGCAGGACTAGTTTTGACAGGTGCATCAGCGTTTGCTCATGATATTTATGGTCAAATTATCAAAAAAGGCCAAGCAACCGAACATCAGCAAATGTTGGCTGCTCGTTATGCCTCTCTTGGCGTATCGGCGTTTTCTATCCTGCTAGCGATTTTTGCACAAAGTTTGAACGTTGCATTCCTAGTATCGCTAGCATTTTGTATTGCAGCTAGCGCTAATCTACCGGTTATCATTTACACGATTTTCTGGAAACGCTTTAATACAACCGGTGCGGTATCAGCGATTTTAACGGGCTTAATTTCGGCTTTGGTGCTCGTATCACTCAGCCCAAGCGTAATGAGTCCTGAAGCGGGAGCAGCAATTTTTGTCGGTGATCCGATCTTCCCATTAACCAATCCTGCTTTGTTCTCTGTGCCGCTTGGATTTATCGGCGGTTGGGTCGGAACGATGCTATCAAAAGAACGCGATCTCAAGAAATACTCCGAGGTCAATGTCCGTGCAAATACCGGCGGCTTTAGACAATTATAA
- a CDS encoding saccharopine dehydrogenase family protein — translation MKKWMIYGANGYTGELIAREAVRRGMSPVLGGRSAKKIQALAEELSLNFQAFPLDEHAAEQLEEIDLVLHCAGPFQLTSEPMIQACLSSKTHYLDITGEVSVFEHTHFLHTQAVERAIILCSGVGFDIVPTDCIALKLKEELPDAVNLALGFDSDSGVSPGTFKTMIQGLGSGSMHRKEGILETVPLGKQQRTIDFGRGSRSAMGIPWGDVSTAFYTTGIPNISTWIPLPKSQIYSARLVGSTGQLLATDWVKQKLQKLVEQKVTGPDHKNRASSPAYIWGEAINHEGVKKVARIQTANVYDLTIYSSLEIVRRLLIEKIEGGYYTPAGLFGSSLIEGLPGSGSFELDTFYPS, via the coding sequence ATGAAAAAATGGATGATTTACGGGGCAAATGGCTACACAGGTGAGTTGATTGCTAGAGAAGCGGTAAGGAGAGGTATGTCTCCTGTACTTGGAGGGCGTAGTGCCAAAAAAATTCAGGCCTTAGCAGAAGAATTATCATTAAATTTCCAAGCTTTTCCATTAGATGAACACGCAGCAGAGCAACTAGAAGAAATTGATTTGGTTCTTCACTGTGCCGGTCCGTTTCAACTAACGAGTGAACCGATGATTCAAGCTTGTCTATCTTCAAAAACACATTACTTAGACATTACAGGCGAGGTTTCTGTCTTTGAACATACTCATTTCTTACACACTCAAGCTGTCGAAAGAGCCATCATTTTATGTTCAGGTGTCGGCTTTGACATCGTGCCAACAGACTGCATTGCCTTGAAATTAAAAGAAGAGTTACCGGATGCAGTTAACCTAGCACTCGGCTTTGATTCAGATTCTGGCGTTTCACCGGGAACATTTAAAACCATGATTCAAGGCTTGGGTTCTGGTAGCATGCATAGAAAAGAAGGTATCTTGGAAACCGTCCCGCTCGGCAAACAACAGCGGACCATCGATTTTGGTCGAGGTTCCCGCTCCGCTATGGGCATTCCTTGGGGCGATGTCTCGACTGCTTTCTACACAACAGGCATTCCGAACATCTCTACTTGGATTCCACTGCCCAAGTCACAAATCTATAGCGCCCGTCTAGTAGGTTCAACAGGACAGCTACTCGCGACAGACTGGGTGAAGCAAAAACTGCAAAAGCTAGTAGAGCAAAAAGTGACAGGTCCTGATCACAAAAATCGCGCCAGTTCTCCTGCTTACATTTGGGGAGAAGCGATCAATCATGAAGGCGTTAAAAAAGTTGCACGAATTCAAACGGCCAACGTCTATGATTTAACGATCTACAGTTCACTGGAAATTGTACGCCGCTTGCTAATCGAAAAAATTGAAGGCGGCTATTACACTCCAGCGGGTCTTTTCGGTTCAAGCCTTATCGAAGGATTGCCTGGTTCTGGATCTTTTGAACTCGATACGTTTTACCCTTCATAA
- a CDS encoding ABC transporter permease, with protein MSYLTLSITLIFVAIPLLLSKTLNLGLEKDTIIATLRSIVQLLAVGYVLKFVFDSESLIYIFLMVGLMIVAATHNAQKKGSAIRGITIKVAVTLLSVEVLTQSILLGFAITPATAQYIIPISGMVIGNSMVLSILFLNRFTAEVESNQDQTELILSLGGTPKQAIHRQLITAIKASMIPTIESQKTVGLVQLPGMMSGQIIAGADPIQAVQFQLLIMFLLLTTAAVTSVMLGFLSYPTLFNQRMQLIKK; from the coding sequence ATGAGTTACTTAACTTTATCCATTACCCTCATTTTTGTAGCGATTCCTCTCTTATTGTCCAAGACCTTAAACCTCGGCTTAGAAAAAGATACAATTATCGCAACTTTACGTTCGATTGTGCAGTTGTTAGCAGTCGGTTACGTCTTGAAATTCGTTTTTGATTCGGAAAGCCTCATCTATATTTTCTTGATGGTTGGCTTAATGATTGTAGCAGCTACACATAACGCCCAGAAAAAAGGATCGGCGATTCGAGGCATTACGATAAAAGTAGCCGTCACCTTACTATCTGTAGAAGTATTGACGCAAAGTATTTTACTTGGCTTTGCCATTACACCGGCTACGGCCCAATACATTATTCCCATTAGCGGAATGGTTATCGGAAATTCCATGGTGTTGTCGATTTTGTTCCTGAATCGTTTTACAGCAGAAGTCGAGTCAAATCAAGACCAAACAGAGCTAATTTTGTCTCTTGGTGGAACGCCGAAACAGGCAATCCATAGACAATTGATCACAGCCATAAAGGCTAGCATGATTCCGACAATTGAAAGCCAGAAAACGGTAGGACTCGTTCAGCTACCAGGAATGATGAGTGGACAAATTATTGCAGGGGCAGATCCAATTCAAGCCGTTCAATTCCAATTGCTCATCATGTTCTTATTGCTGACAACCGCTGCTGTAACGAGTGTTATGCTTGGTTTCTTGTCGTATCCGACGCTTTTTAACCAACGCATGCAGTTAATAAAAAAATGA
- a CDS encoding S8 family peptidase — MAKLHLIPYRVEEVTERPPQIPEGVCMIEAPEVWEAAEKGQGTIIAILDTGCQKDHPDLQDRIIGGKNFTPDFNGDASNFDDNNGHGTHVAGTVAASYRKEGGIAGVAPSAQLLIIKVLAGEGGGEYQGIIDGIQFAIDWRGPNGEAVTVISMSLGGPEDVVELHDVIKRSVGAGIPVVCAAGNEGDDAYDTNEFAYPGAYGEVIQVGAVNFQRKIANFSNTNDEIDLVAPGVDIYSTFPGGKYASLSGTSMATPHVSGALALIKNIAEKEFARELTEAELYAQLVRRTIPLGYPKTAEGNGLLSLDILNKIEQLFKVMNKSYRANEKTDPRKL; from the coding sequence ATGGCGAAGTTACATTTAATTCCTTACCGCGTAGAAGAAGTAACTGAAAGACCCCCGCAAATTCCAGAAGGAGTATGCATGATTGAAGCTCCAGAAGTTTGGGAAGCGGCAGAAAAAGGACAGGGAACAATCATTGCCATTTTAGATACAGGCTGTCAAAAGGATCATCCTGACTTGCAAGACCGAATCATTGGTGGAAAGAATTTTACACCAGATTTTAATGGAGATGCATCGAATTTTGATGATAATAATGGTCATGGCACACATGTAGCCGGAACAGTCGCAGCTTCCTATAGAAAAGAAGGGGGAATAGCGGGAGTGGCACCATCTGCTCAGTTGCTGATAATCAAAGTGTTGGCGGGTGAAGGTGGCGGAGAATACCAAGGAATTATCGACGGCATTCAATTTGCGATTGATTGGAGAGGGCCAAACGGAGAGGCAGTAACAGTCATTTCGATGTCGCTCGGTGGTCCAGAAGATGTAGTTGAACTTCATGACGTAATCAAGCGTTCTGTAGGTGCAGGAATACCCGTTGTCTGTGCGGCAGGCAATGAAGGAGATGACGCATACGATACGAACGAATTTGCTTATCCAGGAGCATACGGAGAAGTAATTCAAGTAGGAGCAGTGAATTTTCAGCGCAAGATTGCGAATTTCAGTAATACGAATGATGAAATCGATTTGGTAGCTCCAGGTGTCGATATCTATTCAACCTTCCCAGGAGGAAAATACGCCAGTTTGTCAGGCACTTCAATGGCGACACCGCATGTGTCCGGCGCTTTAGCCTTAATTAAAAATATTGCAGAAAAAGAATTTGCCCGTGAACTGACAGAAGCTGAATTATACGCTCAACTAGTTCGACGCACGATACCGCTTGGCTATCCAAAAACGGCAGAAGGAAATGGCTTGTTGTCATTGGATATTTTGAATAAAATCGAGCAATTGTTTAAAGTGATGAACAAATCGTATCGTGCAAATGAAAAAACAGATCCAAGAAAGTTATAA
- a CDS encoding M42 family metallopeptidase yields the protein MYELLKNLCELVGPSGFEQDVQRFIKEEIQHKVDRLQVDALGNLIATIKATDSQLPSILLVAHADEIGFIVKKIEANGTLRFEQLGGFDNRVLLAQSVTIKGANGYIEGVIGTLSVHYVKWDNPNRITSHRDLYIDVGASTAEEVLEMGIKVGQPISYGSGLKLVGDKKRNRVVGKALDDRAGCAVLIGLINKIQANKKDKHGDIYCVFTVQEEVGLRGASVLSPNLKPDFALAIDTTPTSDTYDVLMTGTRLLGSGPCIKIADKSLISHPLVTALLEKVAVEQSIPHQHEIFMGIGTDAGAIHMTSTGVSSGVVSIPSRYTHTPIEIVDLDDLENTVRLVEAFIFASKRLVGKDFLDT from the coding sequence TTGTACGAATTGCTGAAAAATCTATGTGAATTAGTAGGACCAAGTGGTTTTGAACAAGATGTTCAGCGCTTTATCAAGGAGGAAATACAGCACAAAGTAGATAGGTTGCAAGTCGATGCGCTAGGTAACTTAATTGCGACAATAAAAGCGACAGATTCTCAGTTGCCATCTATTCTATTGGTAGCACATGCAGATGAAATTGGTTTTATCGTCAAAAAAATTGAAGCGAATGGGACCTTGCGTTTTGAACAACTCGGTGGATTCGATAACCGTGTGCTGTTAGCGCAGTCTGTAACGATTAAAGGTGCGAATGGGTATATTGAAGGGGTAATTGGCACTTTATCTGTCCATTATGTGAAGTGGGACAACCCGAACCGGATTACTTCTCATCGTGATTTGTACATCGACGTCGGTGCATCTACGGCCGAAGAAGTTCTTGAAATGGGCATTAAAGTTGGCCAGCCAATTAGCTATGGCAGCGGCTTGAAGTTAGTTGGAGATAAAAAACGCAATCGCGTAGTTGGCAAAGCACTTGATGACCGCGCAGGATGTGCTGTATTGATCGGACTAATCAATAAGATTCAAGCGAACAAAAAAGACAAGCACGGAGACATTTACTGTGTCTTTACGGTCCAAGAAGAAGTGGGGTTAAGGGGGGCTTCTGTATTATCACCGAATCTCAAACCGGATTTTGCGTTAGCAATCGATACGACACCGACTAGTGATACGTACGATGTTTTAATGACAGGAACGCGACTGCTCGGGAGTGGTCCTTGTATTAAAATCGCTGACAAGTCATTGATATCACATCCGCTGGTTACAGCACTTTTAGAAAAAGTCGCAGTAGAACAGAGCATTCCGCATCAACATGAAATTTTTATGGGTATTGGCACGGATGCCGGAGCTATTCATATGACGTCGACCGGAGTTTCGTCAGGCGTAGTATCTATTCCTTCGCGCTATACGCACACACCTATTGAAATTGTTGATTTGGATGATTTAGAGAATACAGTTCGATTAGTAGAAGCGTTCATTTTTGCTTCAAAGAGACTAGTCGGAAAGGATTTTTTAGACACGTGA
- a CDS encoding sensor domain-containing diguanylate cyclase: MLIVLETQVNTFLSIDPKINDSILNSLKDQICLIDLNGTICFTNKEWNRFAVTNGGTLSNCGIGINYLQHCTEEPAVFQGLQAILTGNADCFNFEYPCHSSSTKRWFSMQATPLQANEIAIEGIVIRHVDITKQKLLELQLKEYAEKDSLTALFNRRYFQEQLTKEANLALQNKTPISLLYIDTDDFKGINDTHGHPVGDKVLKKLALQITNSVRLSDITARIGGDEFAILLPNTNKVELEMIANRLNQEIQQLKIQGQNCQINVTVSIGGKSFANDFSLNSMVEWVDDALYRAKDKGKNQVVIV; this comes from the coding sequence ATGCTGATTGTATTGGAAACGCAAGTTAATACTTTTCTGTCAATTGACCCAAAAATAAATGATTCTATCCTGAATTCTTTAAAGGATCAAATCTGTTTGATCGATTTGAATGGGACCATCTGCTTTACAAACAAAGAATGGAATCGATTTGCCGTAACAAACGGCGGTACTTTATCGAACTGTGGTATTGGCATAAATTATCTACAGCATTGCACAGAAGAACCTGCTGTATTTCAAGGGTTGCAGGCGATCTTAACAGGAAACGCAGATTGCTTCAATTTTGAATATCCTTGTCATTCTTCTTCAACAAAAAGATGGTTTTCGATGCAAGCTACCCCTCTTCAAGCAAATGAAATTGCGATTGAAGGGATAGTCATTCGTCATGTAGACATTACAAAACAAAAGCTTCTTGAACTCCAATTGAAAGAATATGCAGAGAAGGATTCACTGACTGCACTTTTTAATCGACGTTATTTCCAAGAGCAACTCACAAAAGAAGCAAATCTGGCTCTTCAAAACAAGACGCCGATATCTTTGTTGTACATTGACACGGACGATTTCAAAGGCATTAATGACACGCACGGTCATCCCGTCGGTGACAAAGTTTTAAAAAAGTTGGCGCTTCAGATTACAAATTCCGTAAGACTCTCTGATATTACAGCACGTATAGGTGGAGATGAGTTTGCGATACTGTTACCAAACACCAACAAAGTAGAATTAGAAATGATAGCGAACAGACTAAACCAAGAAATTCAGCAACTAAAAATCCAAGGACAGAATTGCCAAATCAACGTCACCGTATCAATAGGCGGTAAAAGTTTTGCTAACGATTTCTCACTTAATTCCATGGTTGAATGGGTAGACGATGCGTTATATAGAGCAAAAGATAAAGGCAAAAACCAAGTAGTTATCGTTTAA
- a CDS encoding GTP cyclohydrolase II, translating into MHDMKLDPQVFALLKEKIQMIQTEEGAVYLVGPIRLPVDLYNETFIFNWYCWLSLDEVTEDYESIIEKLNSANLAEYQQSSVLVYGDFENNEDALIRMHSICHTGDIFGSKRCDCGFQLKQSMKRITDHGTGALFYLANHEGRGIGLFSKAMAYVLQENGYDTVEANEKLGYVDDSRNYGDAIAVLQSLRTKPVTLMTNNPKKVAAIEKAGLKIASRTSLWGDESQYNTDYLQTKIERSGHLKDEEDMMHVKP; encoded by the coding sequence ATGCACGATATGAAATTAGATCCACAAGTCTTTGCCCTATTAAAAGAAAAAATCCAAATGATCCAGACTGAAGAAGGCGCCGTTTACTTGGTCGGCCCCATCCGTCTTCCTGTTGACTTATATAACGAAACGTTTATATTTAATTGGTATTGCTGGTTGAGCCTCGATGAAGTGACTGAGGATTACGAGAGCATTATTGAAAAACTGAACTCCGCAAACCTTGCTGAGTATCAGCAATCGAGCGTCCTCGTATACGGTGATTTTGAGAACAATGAAGATGCCTTGATTCGTATGCATTCTATTTGCCATACAGGCGATATTTTTGGCAGCAAGCGCTGCGACTGTGGCTTTCAATTAAAACAATCGATGAAACGAATTACTGACCATGGCACCGGTGCGTTATTTTATTTGGCGAATCATGAAGGTCGTGGCATTGGTTTGTTCAGCAAAGCGATGGCTTATGTACTTCAAGAAAATGGTTACGATACGGTCGAAGCTAATGAAAAATTAGGATATGTAGACGATTCAAGAAATTACGGTGATGCTATTGCTGTATTGCAATCATTGCGTACCAAGCCCGTAACGTTAATGACGAATAACCCTAAAAAAGTTGCAGCTATTGAAAAAGCGGGACTTAAAATTGCTTCAAGAACTTCCCTATGGGGAGACGAGTCTCAATACAACACGGATTATTTGCAGACCAAAATTGAACGCTCAGGGCACCTTAAAGACGAGGAGGACATGATGCATGTCAAGCCATGA
- a CDS encoding DUF485 domain-containing protein translates to MTKEIAGSETHSKKNDEEHVRARQSGGMPDFEKIENSSSFRELMSRKKRFLIPTTILFLGLYLLFNIVISYTTWLNATFIGDITWVWVFAFGLFAMTWILVTVYMRRAAKFDEMAKATLKEFDYDEEEPK, encoded by the coding sequence TTGACGAAGGAAATTGCAGGAAGTGAAACCCATAGTAAAAAAAACGACGAAGAGCACGTGCGTGCCAGACAGTCTGGTGGCATGCCTGATTTCGAAAAGATAGAAAATTCATCAAGTTTCAGGGAATTAATGAGCAGAAAAAAGCGCTTTTTGATTCCGACAACAATTCTGTTTTTAGGACTTTATCTTTTGTTTAATATTGTTATTTCGTATACAACTTGGTTGAACGCAACTTTTATTGGAGATATCACATGGGTATGGGTTTTTGCTTTCGGATTGTTTGCAATGACGTGGATTCTTGTAACTGTTTATATGAGACGTGCGGCGAAGTTCGATGAAATGGCTAAAGCCACGTTGAAGGAATTTGACTATGACGAGGAGGAACCTAAATGA